Proteins found in one Kwoniella bestiolae CBS 10118 chromosome 1, complete sequence genomic segment:
- a CDS encoding mannose-6-phosphate isomerase, class I, whose amino-acid sequence MASTSGVTRLIVHPNDYPWGKVGKDSMAGRLTKNASEPGFQFKPEQPYAELWMGTHPTNPASLFTSPSTLLSKHLSSNPSLLGSSGHKFNPPFTGAKGSGTEDQTEGHVPFLFKVLTCKQALPLQIHPNKELAKKLHEEDPEKYPDVNHKPEIAVCLSPSFLGFASFRPYDQIVVFFKNTPEINNLSSEIQSSIDKFIKSPNGDNLRDVWEQFLKLSDNENVVKEYTERVLKEGVDAFREFKGEGFSEREKENLVKAVRSSREYYHGDGGLFSTLFFLNLVELKKDEGIYVGADGPHAWLEGEIVELMAISDNVLNVGFTPDSDKDDPSLVSKTVTCKSKTPQELKLDSKVFSKSQQGNTKVYNVPFEEFSILKISDDDQLKSFDGPAIAIVLSGEWEISEEKAEEGSCWFVGAGNASSWKNVGKGSGENGDPQVWVAFYDAQAEREEVGEK is encoded by the exons ATGGCATCCACCTCAGGAGTAACCCGATTGATCGTCCATCCCAACGATTACCCAT GGGGTAAAGTAGGAAAAGACAGTATGGCCGGACGATTGACCAAGAATGCTTCAGAGCCAGGATTCCAGTTCAAGCCTGAGCAGCCCTAtgccgag CTATGGATGGGcacccaccccaccaaccccgcctcactcttcacctccccctcaaccctcctatCCAAACACCTATCCTCGAACCCCTCTCTCCTAGGATCCTCAGGACACAAATTCAACCCACCCTTCACAGGTGCCAAAGGGTCTGGAACAGAAGATCAAACAGAAGGTCACGTCCCGTTCTTGTTCAAGGTATTGACTTGTAAACAGGCTTTACCGTTGCAGATTCATCCTAACAAGGAGTTGGCGAAGAAGCTGCATGAGGAGGATCCGGAGAAATACCCTGA CGTAAACCACAAACCCGAAATCGCAGTCTgcctctccccctccttcctaGGATTCGCCTCCTTCAGACCGTACGACCAGATCGTTGTATTTTTCAAAAATACCCCCGAGATCAACAACCTCTCTTCCGAGATACAATCAAGTATCGACAAATTCATTAAATCGCCTAATGGAGATAATCTACGAGATGTTTGGGAACAATTCCTCAAGCTCAGCGATAACGAGAATGTGGTCAAGGAATATACCGAGCGAGTCCTTAAGGAGGGTGTGGATGCGTTTAGGGAATTTAAAGGAGAAGGGTTtagtgagagggagaaagagaattTGGTTAAGGCTGTGAGGTCTTCGAGGGAGTATTATCATGGTGATGGGGGGTTGTTTTCTacttt GTTCTTCCTTAATCTTGTGGAActgaagaaggacgaaggGATTTATGTGGGTGCTGATGGGCCTCATGCATGGTTGGAAGGGG AAATCGTCGAACTCATGGCCATATCCGATAACGTCCTCAACGTAGGCTTCACCCCCGACTCCGATAAAGATGACCCATCCCTAGTATCCAAAACAGTCACCTGCAAGTCTAAGACCCCCCAGGAGCTCAAATTAGATTCCAAGGTATTTTCGAAATCGCAGCAGGGAAACACAAAAGTATATAACGTCCCATTTGAGGAATTCAGTATACTCAAAAtatcggatgatgatcagttgAAATCGTTTGATGGACCTGCTATAGCTATTGTGCTTAgtggggaatgggagatatcagaagagaaagctgaggaaggGAGTTGTTGGTTCGTTGGTGCGGGGAATGCAAGTTCTTGGAAGAATGTGGGCAAGGGCAGTGGAGAGAATGGGGATCCCCAAGTTTGGGTGGCGTTTTATGATGCTcaggctgagagggaggaggtcggggagaagtga
- a CDS encoding 60S ribosomal protein eL14 gives MVQSTFKRFVEVGRVVLVNDGPSAGNLAVIVEIIDHNRALIDGPTTSVPRQAFPYRNLILTPYTLASLPRGAGNGAVKKAFEKAGVLEKWQSSGWAKKLAARQQRKNASDFDRFQIQLAKKSRRDDVRKAYIKEKKASA, from the exons atggtg CAATCCACTTTCAAGCGATTCGTCGAGGTAGGCCGAGTTGTTCTCGTGAACGACGGTCCCTCAGCCGGTAACCTCGCCGTTATCGTCGAGATCATCGACCACAACCGA GCTCTCATTGACGGACCTACCACCTCCGTACCCCGACAAGCCTTCCCTTACCGaaacctcatcctcaccccttACACCCTCGCTTCCCTCCCCCGAGGTGCCGGTAACGGTGCTGTCAAGAAGGCGTTCGAGAAGGCCGGTGTGCTTGAGAAATGGCAATCTAGCGGATGGGCCAAGAAGTTGGCTGCCAGACAACAacgaaag AACGCCTCTGATTTCGACCGATTCCAAATCCAACTCGCCAAGAAATCGCGACGAGATGACGTACGAAAGGCTTAcatcaaggagaagaaggcttcTGCTTAA